The DNA region ATCGGCTTTGAAGGCGAAGATGACGATATAATCAAACTTGTAGAGCTTGGCAACGTTAATTTGCCATTGCCCACAACTTTGATTCGTGGTGGTGAAACACTTTTCGGCGCCAGACTTGATATGCAATTTGGTCCACTTTACATCAAGACTTTGTTCTCCCAAAAAAGAGGCGAAAGAAAATTTGTTGACGTTCGGGGAGGCACAAGTAAGCAATATTTCCAACTCCGCGCCTATGACTTTGCCAAGAATCACTTTTTCGTAGATACGGCATACCAAAAAATATACGATAAATATTTCGAGAATTCGACACCTGTAATTCCTGTCGAAGGCGACAGTTTGAGAATCAAGGAAATCGAAGTTTGGGAATCAACAAATGACATCAGAGAAGGCGTCTCGATGGCAGGAACATCTATAGCAATTGCCAATTTGCAGCCTGTTTTGGGTGCACAGAATGAAAAATATCCTGATTCATTTAAAACTTTAGAAATTAAAGCAGGCGAGGTAGAAAGAGGCAATTTCATAAGATTGGACTCATCTAAATATCGGGTTGACTATAATTTGGGAACAGTTTCTATCCGAAATTTACGCCCTGACAGATACTACGCCGTGTCGTATCGTACTGAAGGACCAACAAGCGACCCCAAAGACGACCGTTATTATGGTAATTTGTCCGCATATGCAGACGTAAAAGATACATTGATTTTGAAATTGATTTATCGCCCAAATATGCAACCCGGTTTCTCAACTTTGTGGAAACGTCAGATGAAGAATATTTTCGACATCAATGCGCGAAACGTCAACGTTAACGAAACTAATATCAATATTTGGTACCTCCGAAAAACCAACGACTCAACCGATGTGCTGGAAGGTGCACCGGATAAATTAGTTACAATTTTCGGTGTTGACCAAGTAAATAATAGCACCGGAGCACCGCAGCCCGACGGTATATTCGATTTGAGACCGCCATTCTTTGACCCAAATGAAGGCTTAATCACATTCCCGAATTCTCGTCCTTTCGATTCAGCTTTGGTCAAATATTTTTCGCGTGAAGACATTGGTAATCCCGACCTTGCAAGGGAATACATTTTCAGCGAACCTTATGATACAACTTACGATGTAGCAAGGCTCAACACTGCTCGAGACAGATTTATCATTTCGGGTGAAGTTTCAGGACGTGCTACAAATAGGATTCAGTTAGGTGCATTCAACCTTGCACGCGGTAGCGTTAGAGTGCTGCTTGACGGTCAGGAATTGATTGAAAATCAGGATTATATTATTGATTATTTTGCCGGTACGCTGACATTGCGAAACCCGCGAGCATCATTACCGAACGCAAATCTGAAGGTGGAATACGAGCAGCGAGATATATTCAATATCTCGACGCGAACGTTAGCCGGTATCAGAGGTGATTATTTGTTGCATCGCTCACGATATGCTAATGCAAATTTGGGCTTCACATTCATGCACTACGACCAATCTGCACTCATTGACCGCGTCAGGCTTGGCGAGGAACCAATTTCGAACTCGATATTCGGGTTCGATGGTAATTTGAATTGGGAAACAGAGTTCATCACAAGATTATTAGATTATTTGCCTTTTTACGATACAAAAGCACCGTCATCATTTAATATGCGTGGTGAATGGGCAATGATATTGCCAACACCGAATAAAAGACGCTCGGAAATTGCATCGGATAATAACGAGCCGGTGGTATTTATTGACGACTTCGAGGGAGCTCAACGTACAATTCCCTTGGGATTGAATTCTACGCAATGGCAACATTCTTCACCACCCGTGAACACAATGTTCTGGGACAGTGATACAGTAGCAGTGACTTATAAAGCAAATATGTTTTGGTATCAATTTTTTATAGCGCGTGTACCGATTCGCGATATTTATCCTAATAATACATCATACCAGCAAGGTAGAAACTATCGCAATCCGATGCACATTTTGTTCGACCCGAGCAAACGTGGTATTTATAACATGAACCCATTATTCGTAGATGAAATCAACCCGTATTTCGACCCAACTGATGTTTGGAGTACTCGCCCTGAAGTTAAACCCAAAGTGTGGTCGGGAATGATGAGATTGCTCTCATCATTCAATACAAATTTCGATACAGAAAATATCGAGTATGTAGAAATAATGATGCGTGTAAATGCTTACGAACCCGGTCAGACTAAGATGTATATTGATTTTGGGCAAATCAGCGAGGATATAATCCCGAACCGTGTATTGGATACGGAAGACGGCATAACAGCCGCAAATCCATTACCAAACGGAATCATTGACGAAGGCGAAGATGTCGGGATTGACGGTTTAAGTAATGCTCAGGAAAAAGTAACATATCCTTTCCCATTGAGTGAAGAGGAAGACCCTGCACGCGACGATTATGCTTTCAATTTCACCAAAAATGATGACGAACGCACCTGGCAAGATTTCATTAAATATAATAACTTTGAAGGGAATTCAAGAGTGTCGGAATTGGGGCAATTTCCCGATACAGAAATTTTGAACAAAAACAACGGACAGGAAATATCGCTCGACAATAGCTATTTCACTTATGAAGTCAATCTTTCGCAATCAGCCGTTGATGCCGCAAACAACCCTCAAATCGTCGGTGGTAACCCCGAAACTGGGTGGTTTTTGTACAGAATTCCTATTCGTAAGCCAATAGACAGAGTGGGCAATCCCCTGTTTTCAAACATTCAATACGTTAGAGTTCGCTTCCAAGGCGGTTATTTAGATGCTTCGATTGATGATTGGAAGCTTGTAGGTTCGCAATGGCAAAGAGTTAGTAACTTGCAACCAAACGTCAACCCTAACGATAGCGTATTATCGGTATCATTTGTCAATCTTTGGGAAAATTCAGGTCCACCGGATTATTACACGATGCCTCCGGGAGTTGCCGCACCACGCCAATTAAACAACCCTGACCCAACTCGGGACATCAGGCTGAACGAGCAATCAATTGCAATAGGTGTGAAAAACCTTCGCTATGGCGACGAGAGAATGACAACACGTATTTTCCGTCAATTAGACTTATTTTACTATAAAAAGATGAAATTTTTCATTCATGGCGATGGTTCTATGCCGGATAATATTATCCCGGGAGCAGTACCCAAAGCCTATGCCTTCCTACGTTTCGGTATAGACTCATCCAACTATTACGAGTACAAACGCCCACTTATGAGAGGTTGGCAAGATATTGAAATTGATTTGCTCCAACTAACTGCAATCAAACAGCTTCGCGATTCGCTCAATAGATACGAAAGATTTGAAATGCCTGTGCCGGGAGACCCGAATGCAGTATTTGCCATAAAGGGAAATCCGATATTGACACGTGTGCAATTCTTCGGTTTGGGTATAATCAATCCGGCTGAGCGTTTCCCGAATGAATTGACCACAACAATGTGGGCAAATGAATTGAGACTGATTTCGCCGGAAGAATCAGCGGATTGGGCAGGGATTGGTTCTTTCAATTTAGTACTTGCAGATTTGGGGACTGTTAGTGGTAATTTCCAGCATAGCAAACCGAATTTCCACCAACTCGAAGAACGCTTCGGAAACAGGAGTAATTCTACAAATTGGTCTGTGACGATGACAGGGAACTTGGATAAATTCGCCCCAAAAAGTTTCAGCAATATGAAAATTCCCGTTACATATACACATGCTGAAATAATGGAGACGCCCCAATTTGTGGCAAATGACGATATATTTTTGAATGAAGCAGCAACTGCAGCATATAATCAGGTAATTGAAGCCGGTGGAACTCCCTCTGAAGCGGCTCAAGCCAGAGACCGAGTTATCAACCGTTCACAATCATTGAGAGTGATGGACAGTTGGGCACTTACAGGATTCAAATTCGGACTGCCGATAAATCATTGGACGATTAGAGAAACAATTAATAAAACAACCGTTACATACGCTTATTCGCAAGAGTTTGAACGTAATCCGATTTATTCGGAACGATTCAATTGGCAATGGCGATTGGGAGTTCAGTGGGGAACAAGTATTCCTGACTTCCTGAGTTTCAAGCCATTTACATTTTTTGAAGGAATGCCATTTTTCGGTGTGTATAGCGGTGCAAAAATCAACCCTCTGCCAACAACTATCAACACAAATGTGACTTTCAACAGAAGGCGCCAAACAGAGCAATCACGATTCCTCGATTTCCCGAGCCCTATTTTGCGCGATTTTTCTGCGATGCGAGTAGTCAATTTAAATTGGAAATTATCAGAAAGCGGTTTCTTAAGCCCTGTAATTGATTATAATATGTCAACAAACAGCACTTTAGTAAATA from Candidatus Kapaibacterium sp. includes:
- the sprA gene encoding cell surface protein SprA is translated as MVALRSGFIKIALIVSLLTISVVPSKASPNVLMSLNVPYFYTQSFMQFFMFQNLWSSTLLFPSIIQLQENNFNFAQNLTNTDQEIEIDTTQQEPPLPDETPEPIEQEPEPTLEESDADTVNTQDDAPDDLNQVPEPDETLQIPDNTDLQVDENPVITPLDTANRIFFSDTDDGHFRRPQFLQRYESNRQSLYESSFGSPYNQPTGLKSTNKLDSTASQVRTTESIDNDEISYPFVVQLDDYLTLRQNQLRGQIWDSLLTRYDLKMALSKGDLARLISQSTGLTIPIPPNPLTNIFGKPEISINVNGEVNIRLGVRWDSQNLGTVSQFGQTQFSPIFHQDIRIDVNARIGDKLKLNTNWNTRRTFDFDNKFKIGFEGEDDDIIKLVELGNVNLPLPTTLIRGGETLFGARLDMQFGPLYIKTLFSQKRGERKFVDVRGGTSKQYFQLRAYDFAKNHFFVDTAYQKIYDKYFENSTPVIPVEGDSLRIKEIEVWESTNDIREGVSMAGTSIAIANLQPVLGAQNEKYPDSFKTLEIKAGEVERGNFIRLDSSKYRVDYNLGTVSIRNLRPDRYYAVSYRTEGPTSDPKDDRYYGNLSAYADVKDTLILKLIYRPNMQPGFSTLWKRQMKNIFDINARNVNVNETNINIWYLRKTNDSTDVLEGAPDKLVTIFGVDQVNNSTGAPQPDGIFDLRPPFFDPNEGLITFPNSRPFDSALVKYFSREDIGNPDLAREYIFSEPYDTTYDVARLNTARDRFIISGEVSGRATNRIQLGAFNLARGSVRVLLDGQELIENQDYIIDYFAGTLTLRNPRASLPNANLKVEYEQRDIFNISTRTLAGIRGDYLLHRSRYANANLGFTFMHYDQSALIDRVRLGEEPISNSIFGFDGNLNWETEFITRLLDYLPFYDTKAPSSFNMRGEWAMILPTPNKRRSEIASDNNEPVVFIDDFEGAQRTIPLGLNSTQWQHSSPPVNTMFWDSDTVAVTYKANMFWYQFFIARVPIRDIYPNNTSYQQGRNYRNPMHILFDPSKRGIYNMNPLFVDEINPYFDPTDVWSTRPEVKPKVWSGMMRLLSSFNTNFDTENIEYVEIMMRVNAYEPGQTKMYIDFGQISEDIIPNRVLDTEDGITAANPLPNGIIDEGEDVGIDGLSNAQEKVTYPFPLSEEEDPARDDYAFNFTKNDDERTWQDFIKYNNFEGNSRVSELGQFPDTEILNKNNGQEISLDNSYFTYEVNLSQSAVDAANNPQIVGGNPETGWFLYRIPIRKPIDRVGNPLFSNIQYVRVRFQGGYLDASIDDWKLVGSQWQRVSNLQPNVNPNDSVLSVSFVNLWENSGPPDYYTMPPGVAAPRQLNNPDPTRDIRLNEQSIAIGVKNLRYGDERMTTRIFRQLDLFYYKKMKFFIHGDGSMPDNIIPGAVPKAYAFLRFGIDSSNYYEYKRPLMRGWQDIEIDLLQLTAIKQLRDSLNRYERFEMPVPGDPNAVFAIKGNPILTRVQFFGLGIINPAERFPNELTTTMWANELRLISPEESADWAGIGSFNLVLADLGTVSGNFQHSKPNFHQLEERFGNRSNSTNWSVTMTGNLDKFAPKSFSNMKIPVTYTHAEIMETPQFVANDDIFLNEAATAAYNQVIEAGGTPSEAAQARDRVINRSQSLRVMDSWALTGFKFGLPINHWTIRETINKTTVTYAYSQEFERNPIYSERFNWQWRLGVQWGTSIPDFLSFKPFTFFEGMPFFGVYSGAKINPLPTTINTNVTFNRRRQTEQSRFLDFPSPILRDFSAMRVVNLNWKLSESGFLSPVIDYNMSTNSTLVNMEFDEFGQQRTGAQIGSAMFFNNGQLINFGTNNLHTQTVAINLRPMLPNIISLNEFIDMTGSFTTTYNWSDPLQTKPEIRDIVKNAGWTNSIRFNMGLKLKSLGDGWFGVEAAKPTGIRQFQPQLDTTTKKASSGKLFAPVAIFKLIFFDWDKVDFVFTQQNSNLTPGVFGGTGMHNFWVNGLTFRESQNIHGPSWAYQMGLVGHPHGGYDLVSSDQFPFFGFQSYPGLRPANARLQDNYRQTTSLNIKTSRPLWKGATMELSWKSEVGFNRNQTVVTDEFGNPTFTNIIGTESFNRSFLTFPTLFGFNPFNNTIDNVIRLYEAQTAIVENRFVNGEIGEVERNQLYQRALNDAFYNGLEMFSISGGSTAKFLPAVNWLIRWEGLENFWLWKDYVKKMTLDHQYTSSFNEMANLTDNGRAVTTQTVQYAFQPLIGINSTFDENLFDGTLTATLRWSSTKSFMINSAARSTVTSQTTNDITAQASYTMKGFEFAFLGISLQNDFELSFLFTYKTNGRALYNITSPADTYVGDEAGGQTLDGNTQIIIEPRARYSLSQRLTASFFVRYEGTFTEGAAQPGFHSTQIGFDLRLSVAGGR